The genomic stretch CCCCTTCGGCATAATCAAACAACTCAGAATGTTTTGGAATTGACATGTATTTCTCCCAAAAGGCATAACGCCCAATTAAGGGGTGAACAACGCCTCCACCCAAACCTAAAGTATTGTGCCATAAACACTAAATTTGAAGTAGAAGCAAAAATGCCAAGCGTTGTGAATCCCTCTTAAATTGCTTGTTATAAGCGTGGTTTGAGCATGTGCACGAACTGTTCATCCTGCCCTGTAACCTCAAAGCCAAACCTTTTGTAAAGTTGCCCTACTCGGTTTCCTTGTAAGTAGCAAAGCGTTATCGGTAACGACTTTTGTTCAGCAAGCTCAATGACCGCTTTTAATACTTGGCTACCAATTCCTTTACCCTGATATTCTGGTAATAGGAAAAAGCGACCAAAGTACAGATGCTCAGAATGATACTGCACCAAGTAACTGCCCACTGCGGTTCCATCGACTTCGATTATGGTTGGCTTTTCTTCGACCCACTCATTGTGATGAATTTCTCTTTGAACACTTTCGTCCCAACCAAATACAGCTTTGATTGGTTCAAATTCTGCTGATTTCTTAAGTTCGAATAGGAACTCATAGTCACTATTTTCAGCTTTACGGGTTTCGTACACCTAACTCTCCAAACCTACAACTACGGATAAGCTTATAACGCCCTGTTAAGGTGTGAGCAACGCATTACCGATGCCGCCGCATACTACCTTAAACACTAAAATCAACGCATAGTAAAAATGCCACGCGTTGCGAATCACTCTTGAACAGTTTGTTATGTGCGCTTGTACAGCGTATTCAATACATTAACAGTTAAGGGCCTAACCTTGTGTTGCGCACAAAAAGATCAATTGTGTGCATTCAACGGCGTTTTTTTAAAGTACAACAAGGCTAAGAAAATGAAATTTAATGGCGGGATAAATGCGAATATAAATCCAAAAATTGCCCCTGCTACACCTTTATTCAGCTTCCTTTCACCTAAAAAGAATCCAATTATTGAGTTGACCACTGCATAAACAATAAAGATCAGTAGAGGTAAATAAATCGCGTGCATAATAAATCCTTTTAAAATAAACACTGTGAGAACGTTATAACTTGCTTTACCTTAGCACATAACGCCGCATTAAGGTGTGAGCGACGCTTGGCTATACTTGAGCGAAGCGAAACTGCCAAGCGTTGCGAATCACTCTTAAATGCTTTGTTAGCCCTGTGGTTGACTAGTACATATAACCTAGCCAATCAAAATGTCCAACACCCCACGCCTTATCTCTGAGTGGTTTCACATACAGTTCATCAATATGCTCTACAGCAACTCCAAAGTTGGTGTGCTCGTGAAGCCTTAACCAAGACTGCATACATTGAACTTTGTTAAAGCCATTTGATGAGTAGAAATCATGTAACTCAGATATGAGGATTATGAAATCAACGTCTTTAGTTTCGGCAAATGCCGATACTTCTGACAACATGAAAGAGCCAATACCTTGCCCTCGATAACGTTCATCAACACAGAAGTCGATTATGCCCAGAACCTTATGTATTTCCCCACCGACGCTAACAACGCGATAGTCCAGTCCAAGATAGCCAACCAACTGTTCACCTTGAAAATGAAGGGCACGCATATGAGGTAGCTGCTTAAAGTAAGAACGACTTACTTGGCTGTCTGGAAAAGCTTGGTTTCTTAATGCTTCGATTGCCTTATGATGCAATTCTGAAACATCTATTTCTTGTACGATTTCCATATCGTTTCCTCGAAAAGGGCTAACGCCCTGTTAAGGTGTGAGCAACGCAATACAAAAGCCGCCGTATACCATCTTAAACACTAAACTCAACGCATAGTAAAAATGCCACGCGTTGCGAATCACTCTTAAACAGTTTGTTAGGCAAACGCGTGTGTGCGGTCATGTATTTGAGTTTTTTCATATCAATGTGATTCCAATGTGCAAAGTTGCTATCTAGATTCAACCAATTTTGGTTGTTTAGCAATGATATCAATGTTCACTTGAGCTGTGTTATTGTAAACTTCCCTTACATTGACAACACACGTGCGCCCTGGTTGTAGGGCACCACAAGTGAATTGAGTTGAATTCATAATGCTACTAAAGATTTCAGTCGAAAACTTCCACAGTTTCAAAAACAAAGTTGAATTGGACTTTACATCCAAAGATGGAGCTAACTTTCAGAAAACTAAATTTGGCAATGTGGCACCAGTAACAGCAATATTTGGAAAAAATGCATCAGGAAAAACTAACTTTCTAAAAAGTCTGAACTTTCTTAGAGGGTTTTGTGGTGGGAGAAGTTCCAATAACACTATCGATTCTATCAAGACGTTTCTGTTTAATAGTGACCCAACCAAATTTGAAGTCGAATTCTTCGAGGATGAACAACTGTTCAACTACAAACTAGTAGTCGATTCAAGCTCATCGGTATCTGAGTCTTTGTGGGTTGAAGATAAGTTGGTAATGAAGAGAGAAGGAACAAAAATAAACCTTGTCGATACTAACCATAAGTCGATAGAGATGCCGGTGCCTAGAGATCTATCTGCTATTAGGCATGCTGAGCGAAACTTGGACGGTGAATACAATTATATAAACTCTGTTTCGAAATTCTTTTATTGTATCGAGTCAAACGTTTACCATAATTCATTTAATATTGACAACACAAGTGTCTACAATATTTCGAGACGTCTAGCTAAAGATAAATTTTCATTTGGCTTGACAGAAAAGCTACTGACGCAATTTGACCCATCTTTAAAGAGAATCGAACTAAATAAACGAGAATTTAAAGATAGAGAACAATTTTATCCTGTCTTCTACCATAAAAGTGGCAATCAAGAATTTGCTGTGTCTTTAGACCAGGAGTCAAGTGCAATCAAACGATTATATGGGATTTTACCTCTAGTTTTATTCGTTAGTGCTGTTGGTGGAGTGCTAGTTATTGATGAGCTTGAATCTCACCTTCACCCTCAAATTGTTAATAAATTACTAGAGCTATTTCTTAAATTCAACTCTAATAATGCCCAATTAATATTTACCACCCACCAAGTATTACTTATGGATATACTTCCTAAAGATGCTATTTGGATTGCTGAGAAGGAAGATTGTGGTAGTAATATGACGAAACTTGTCGATAGAATGGCAGAAGGGAGCATAGATATTAATGATATTAGTGGCAACTATCTTTCAGGGAGATTTGACATAACTAAGGCTAATATAAAAAAGTAGTATATACACATGAATCATTTAAAATATTTAGTTTTGGTTTGTTTGTTTTTAACTAATTATTCAAACGCACAATATGCATCTAGTGACTTTGTAGATAGAAGTAGTTTAAAAATAAATTACATAGAAATTACCCAGGAAGAAGCTATTAAAAAATACAACCTTCCAGAAGACCTACCTACTTGGCTAATGAATGACCTTGTTAGAATTCATAGCCGAATTGAGAATGTTGATGCATTAGGAGCGACAAAAGCAGAATTAATCGCTTATAAAACTGCGCTCACTGAAAAAGAAAAAGAAATACTTGAACTAAAAACAGCATTGGATGCAAATAACACTCGATTAGACGACATGCGTGACTTTGGGTTGGGCTTTATCGGCATAATAAGCCTACTATCTGTTATTTCAGGGTATTTTTCCTATGTAAACGCTGGTACACATGCCCGGGCTGAAGTAGTAAAAGGCGTGCAAGAAGCAAAATCAGATGTTATTAAAGGTGTTGACGATACAAAAAATCATTACTTAGAAAAAGCCAAAAGCTTAATTGATAGCTTAGAAAGTGAAACCAAGTCCGCGTCTACAACTTTGAAAAATCTAAGTGAAAAAGAAAAGTCCGTTCTAGATGAGATATCTGAACTGGAAAATTTGAAAAATGACACAGAAAAACTATTATCGGAACTAAAAGTAGAAAGAAGTAGAATATCTGAATTTGAAGAAAAAATTGAACACTTACAAAATGACATTTCAAAGTTTAAAAAGGAACTTGCTTCTTCAGACTCCGAAAAGGTTTTTAAAGGCGGGAATAACGAAACAATTAACGAAGAGCATTACTTATCCATGATAAGAAACTTTAGTAAAAAACTGGATGAGAATATCGATGAGTAAGTATGTTCAAGCGAATATAGTTACTATTGAGGGAGTTTGCCTAACGCTCTGTTAAGGGGTGAGCAACGCAATACCGAAGCCGCCGCAAACCACCTTAATCACTAAAATCAACGCATAGTGAAAATGCCACGCGTTGCGAATCCCTCTTGAACAGTTTGTTAGGTGCGTAGCCAAAGTTGGTAAAAGTCTGTTTCATCGTGCTTGGGATTCTTGCGCACGAACTCCCAACCATGACGCTTATAGAATGTAAGAGCTCGATGGTTAGTTCGGCTTACTGAAAGTACAGCACGCAAACAACCCGCTTTACTCAAAGTGCTTACAATATAATCCTGCAATTTTGCAGCGAGTCCTGAACCACGAAAATTCGGCTTTAAGTAAATGAGATGTACATAGCCAGTCCCCGGCTCGGGTGAAAAGCTACGAAACTCTAACTGCCCTGCAAACTGACCATCCACAAATATATGGATATAGAACCATCCTGATGTTGCTAACCGGTCTAATACTCGTTCACGATAACCACTGATGAAGTCATCGAAACCATCGTAATGCCCAAAACTACAAAAGTATGCATCTTTTCTTGCAGCAACGCATAATTCGAAATCATCAATGTTTATCTGCCGAAAAGTAATTTCCATACTTACCTTTTCCTTCAAGCACCTA from Vibrio parahaemolyticus encodes the following:
- a CDS encoding GNAT family N-acetyltransferase, with the protein product MYETRKAENSDYEFLFELKKSAEFEPIKAVFGWDESVQREIHHNEWVEEKPTIIEVDGTAVGSYLVQYHSEHLYFGRFFLLPEYQGKGIGSQVLKAVIELAEQKSLPITLCYLQGNRVGQLYKRFGFEVTGQDEQFVHMLKPRL
- a CDS encoding GNAT family N-acetyltransferase gives rise to the protein MEIVQEIDVSELHHKAIEALRNQAFPDSQVSRSYFKQLPHMRALHFQGEQLVGYLGLDYRVVSVGGEIHKVLGIIDFCVDERYRGQGIGSFMLSEVSAFAETKDVDFIILISELHDFYSSNGFNKVQCMQSWLRLHEHTNFGVAVEHIDELYVKPLRDKAWGVGHFDWLGYMY
- a CDS encoding AAA family ATPase codes for the protein MLLKISVENFHSFKNKVELDFTSKDGANFQKTKFGNVAPVTAIFGKNASGKTNFLKSLNFLRGFCGGRSSNNTIDSIKTFLFNSDPTKFEVEFFEDEQLFNYKLVVDSSSSVSESLWVEDKLVMKREGTKINLVDTNHKSIEMPVPRDLSAIRHAERNLDGEYNYINSVSKFFYCIESNVYHNSFNIDNTSVYNISRRLAKDKFSFGLTEKLLTQFDPSLKRIELNKREFKDREQFYPVFYHKSGNQEFAVSLDQESSAIKRLYGILPLVLFVSAVGGVLVIDELESHLHPQIVNKLLELFLKFNSNNAQLIFTTHQVLLMDILPKDAIWIAEKEDCGSNMTKLVDRMAEGSIDINDISGNYLSGRFDITKANIKK
- a CDS encoding GNAT family N-acetyltransferase, coding for MEITFRQINIDDFELCVAARKDAYFCSFGHYDGFDDFISGYRERVLDRLATSGWFYIHIFVDGQFAGQLEFRSFSPEPGTGYVHLIYLKPNFRGSGLAAKLQDYIVSTLSKAGCLRAVLSVSRTNHRALTFYKRHGWEFVRKNPKHDETDFYQLWLRT